The DNA segment CAGGCTTTATAGGCTGTGAGGATGCGGTGATGGATGCGTTTGGAATCCAAAGCGAACGCGGACGGGTGCTAACAAACGGGTATCGGACATCTCAGGAAAAGGTGTTTTCCCTGGGAGATATGCGAAGGGGTCAGTCGCTGGTTGTATGGGGTATTGTCGAAGGCAGAGAGTGTGCCAGAGAAATAGATGCCTATTTGATGGGCTATACAAATTTATAAGGAAAGACTACAGATGCGCTCAGCGTATGCAAAATCAGGATTGCCTACCTGCGGGTAGTAAGGCTATCGTAGGATTGCTTATGCGTTTAAAACAAAAAAGACCGGAATCCATAGCGTACCGGTCTTTTTATCAGGATGGATATTGTAAAGCTCTCAGGGGATTTACCTTATACAGCGGTCTTTACCAGCGTATTGCCACAGGTCATTCGCGCATTGCAGCAGGAACTCTGTATGCAATATGATCTGTTTCGCTAACGGAAATGGGAATCGTCCTTTGTGTTTCTTGGATGTGACACATGGGTGTATAGCAGCATTCCAATCACGACAAGAAAGCATCCTGCCAGCTTTTGTAAAGAAAATAAATTGAGCAGAAAGGAATCTAGCAGCATACCGCTGAGCAGCTGTGCGATAAATACAAGCAGTGTCAGCTGTACAGGAGGAATGCGGGGTACGATACGATTTAACAGTATAATGTTCAAAACGCCAATCACACCACCCAGAAGCAGAAAGAGATTACCGTTATCCTGCAGCTGTGAAAGCTTGGACAATGAGGATATGCCAAACAGCAGCAGAAAAAGCATGCTTGTCACACAGCCGGTCACGTAATTGAAAAAGCTGCTTGTTAAGGCATTCGTTTTTTCAGCGAGCAGTGCATTGATGCTGCGGCTGATGACGATACTGATCCCTGCCAGAAGAGCAAGCAGAACTGATAACACCACTGTCATTTCAGCATCACCCCGATCCCTATCAGAATAATGAGCAAAGAAACCACCTTCATTGGCTGTAAGCTCTGTTTTTTGGTATGAAAGGCTCCGGTAGCCTCCAGTACAACCGAAGCCAGAATTTGCCCGCATAATCCCAATGCAGTAACTAAAGATGCTCCCAGAACAGTAATGGTCATGCTTTGAAAGAACACGGTCAGTACCCCGACAACACCTCCGGCATATAAATACCACGAGGCACAAGGAAGCGACGCAAGAGAAATATGCTTTACCTTTACTACGAAACACATGGTTATCAGACCACTGACATGAATGAGAACGGTTGCCACATACAGCCCGGTCACATCCGATAGCTGACCATTGAAGACCATCATGATACTAACGATTATACCGCTGAGAATAGCCATCCAGATTGCCATAATATCACCTCAGATATAAGGATACGGTTTTTTCTTGTATAAGGATAGGACATATGTCATAATGGAAGCAGAAAGCATATATGTTGGAAAGCGGCATGATGCATATACAGAATAGGGCGGTGACAGCAATGGAAGAGGAAGTGCTATCGTATATTCGTAAGTTTCACCTTGATCAGCTTCTCGAGGAACACCATCTTTTACTGCTGGAATTGAAAGCCTGGAAGCGTAATGATATTCTATTGCATGCGAATTCCGATTTGCCTTATCTGCTGTTTCTTGTGGAGGGTAAGGCAAAAACCAGCTATATCAACGCGAACGGTTTTGCGACCCTGCATTCCTTTCTGTATCCGCTCAGCATTGTGGGAGAGGTAGAGCTGTGGAAGGGGATACCCGTACTGAATGAGGTTGAAGCATTAAGTGAGGTCAAGGTCCTGCGCCTGCCGCTTGTGCAATGTGAACATACTCTGAAGCAGGATGTCCGTTTTCTTCGATACCTTGTATCAGAATTATCGGAAAAGCTGAAAAACAGTAACCGGAATGCCTCCATATCCCTAGCCTATCCGGTAGAAAACCGTCTGGCTTCCTATTTACTGGCGGTTTGTGAGCAGGATGAATTTCAGGAGGATCATGGGGAGGTCAGCAGTATGATAGGCTGCAGCTATCGTCAGCTGCAGCGTTGTCTGGCACAATTTTGTGAACAAAGGCTGTTAAGAAAAACAGGGAAGGGCAGCTATCGGATTTTAAATCGGAATGAATTAACGCGGCTTGGCGAGGATGTATATGGAGGAATCAAACGATGAGTGTAGATGTAAAAATAATAAATAAAGGTATTTTTAAAAAGAAGCTGCAGCTGCAGAATTTTCTTGATACGGGACTTGTGGCAGGCGTTATGGATGATGCATGGCGCATGCAGCCGCTGGAAAATGAGCATCCGGATGAGTTTCTGCTATATGATCCCCACTGTATCGCCAGAGGTATTCAGGTGGTGTGGAAGCAATATGAAGTAGAATTGTATTTGTTGCTGCCAACCTGCAAGCAGGAAATCCATGCCTTTTATGAACTCATTCGCCATCTGTGCAGGCTTTGGAAAACAAGTGCATTTGAACAGGATGGGGAAACACAGGAGCTGCGCAAGCTGGATATGCTGCAGGAACAGCTTTGTGATTTCAGCAGGGAATGTCTTGACAATTTTCTACGTGAGCATACAGAGGGCTGCTTCTTTTCTGCCATGCACCCGCTCTGGTTTGATGCAGTAGATCATGAGGACATGCAGAAGGATTTTGGCGCCTGGCTGCATGCACATCAGAAACAGGATTTTTATTATGCGGCACCGCGCATCTATCAATCAGATCACGGCTTGTTCGGTGTATATACGATCACCTCAGGTGTGGACAGTCTGCTGCCCCTGCAGCCGGAGGCTCCCTTT comes from the Erysipelotrichaceae bacterium 66202529 genome and includes:
- a CDS encoding EamA-like transporter family protein gives rise to the protein MAIWMAILSGIIVSIMMVFNGQLSDVTGLYVATVLIHVSGLITMCFVVKVKHISLASLPCASWYLYAGGVVGVLTVFFQSMTITVLGASLVTALGLCGQILASVVLEATGAFHTKKQSLQPMKVVSLLIILIGIGVMLK
- a CDS encoding cyclic nucleotide-binding domain-containing protein; the encoded protein is MEEEVLSYIRKFHLDQLLEEHHLLLLELKAWKRNDILLHANSDLPYLLFLVEGKAKTSYINANGFATLHSFLYPLSIVGEVELWKGIPVLNEVEALSEVKVLRLPLVQCEHTLKQDVRFLRYLVSELSEKLKNSNRNASISLAYPVENRLASYLLAVCEQDEFQEDHGEVSSMIGCSYRQLQRCLAQFCEQRLLRKTGKGSYRILNRNELTRLGEDVYGGIKR
- a CDS encoding DUF4299 family protein; protein product: MSVDVKIINKGIFKKKLQLQNFLDTGLVAGVMDDAWRMQPLENEHPDEFLLYDPHCIARGIQVVWKQYEVELYLLLPTCKQEIHAFYELIRHLCRLWKTSAFEQDGETQELRKLDMLQEQLCDFSRECLDNFLREHTEGCFFSAMHPLWFDAVDHEDMQKDFGAWLHAHQKQDFYYAAPRIYQSDHGLFGVYTITSGVDSLLPLQPEAPFGMKDPVSGRDIQVEEWYVAFYDLDEECFLGQLPYEIFVQEEQLENRMRYDAKMRLLPGMSAKRQRQLLEAFRVEL